The Pontibacter pudoricolor genome contains a region encoding:
- a CDS encoding YdeI/OmpD-associated family protein has product MPSVCQKLQLKAPYSLLLLNAPDHLKGGFEQEGGKVTAASATNAERQFDVVQLFVTTKAELDTLAPQAVTALKPGGMLWIAYPKKSSGIKSDLTRDQGWATIKELGYEGVRQIAVDETWSSLRFRHAAERTVPSKMGVDYPGIDRLTKTVTIPDDLQQALEQANVQEQFENLSFTDRKEHVIAVLEARRTATRQARISKIVAKLQAKV; this is encoded by the coding sequence CTGTTTGCCAGAAACTCCAGCTTAAAGCACCTTATAGTTTGCTGCTCCTGAATGCTCCTGATCATTTAAAAGGCGGGTTTGAGCAGGAAGGCGGAAAGGTAACGGCAGCATCTGCTACAAATGCTGAGCGTCAGTTTGATGTGGTGCAGCTGTTTGTTACCACAAAAGCAGAACTGGATACGTTAGCACCGCAGGCCGTTACGGCATTAAAGCCCGGTGGCATGCTGTGGATTGCCTACCCTAAAAAATCATCAGGCATAAAATCAGACCTTACCCGCGACCAGGGCTGGGCAACTATAAAAGAGCTGGGCTACGAAGGCGTGCGCCAGATTGCGGTTGATGAAACATGGTCGTCGCTTCGGTTCAGGCATGCAGCGGAGCGCACTGTGCCATCTAAAATGGGTGTGGATTACCCGGGAATAGACAGGCTAACTAAAACAGTAACAATACCAGATGACTTGCAGCAAGCACTGGAACAGGCTAATGTGCAGGAGCAGTTCGAGAACTTATCGTTTACAGACAGAAAGGAACATGTAATTGCTGTGCTGGAAGCCAGACGTACGGCAACACGACAGGCACGTATCAGCAAAATTGTGGCAAAGCTCCAGGCAAAGGTCTAA
- a CDS encoding TonB-dependent receptor, which produces MLKDKILRKLLLLPLLLTVIPVAAQSMLPHVGTAGTVQDCGLTISGKVLDHDTRTVLPGATIYIPQLDRAAIADAYGNYHFHHVCQGTYTLKVSFIGYTTESYSFRITTSSVRDLQLHSDAAMLRSVEVVSTRLLSESQATEVLSGRELKQTRGLSLGESLEKLPGVSSLQTGPNVSKPVIHGMSGSRVLILNNGVRHEAQQWGDEHAPEIDALAATELKVVKGAAGVRYGSDAIAGTILVNPSPMPDSAGISGNIGLIGNTNGRMGTIAGLLQGRLKQQPISWRLHSSLKKAGDSHTPDYNLKNTGFEEQNLAATLGYNKENYGAEAYYSLFHTRIGLLSSAHIGNTTDLLQAIDRGRPEQTGEFSYTIARPYQDVSHQLLKLKGYHTTGDLGKLLFTYAFQQNIRDEYDKDASKINPNAPELHLDLMTHTTELVWEHELPSAISGSMGVSTLWQDNTYEGRMFVPFYRSFTAGAFAEEKWRRDNVQLEAGLRYDYKNMDVKRRDRENNLQQPSYSFHNLSGSAGALVDAGYHFTFGANLSYASRAPHANELFADGIHHGTASYEKGNPDMVSEHAVNVSATINYHTNPKLNGGISFFYNTISNFIYLQPDTVPVLDIRGSYLSYYYKQADSRFYGADLNLSYAFTDKLTLDTKATIVRAYNFEEEQYLPNIPADRLNAELQYELGELGKGNFSDSFVALGGLAVARQNRSDKQTDPYMDAPESYLLLQAEAGTTLQLGRQPVELSVSGNNLLNTVYRDYQNRLRFFAAETARMLLIRVNLPLLFKTRS; this is translated from the coding sequence GTGCTTAAAGATAAAATTTTACGGAAGCTGCTTTTGCTTCCGCTGCTCCTGACTGTAATACCTGTAGCGGCGCAAAGCATGCTGCCACACGTAGGCACCGCCGGCACCGTGCAGGATTGCGGCCTTACTATTTCGGGTAAAGTGCTGGACCACGACACCCGTACCGTGCTGCCCGGTGCAACTATCTATATTCCTCAACTGGACCGTGCTGCCATAGCTGATGCCTATGGTAATTATCATTTCCACCATGTTTGTCAGGGTACCTATACGTTAAAGGTCAGTTTTATTGGCTATACAACCGAGTCTTATAGTTTCAGGATTACAACTTCCTCTGTAAGGGATCTGCAACTACACTCCGATGCGGCCATGCTTCGCTCCGTTGAGGTAGTAAGTACCCGTTTGCTCAGCGAATCTCAGGCAACGGAGGTATTATCCGGCCGCGAACTGAAACAAACCCGGGGTTTATCTTTGGGAGAATCGCTGGAGAAATTACCGGGAGTAAGCTCACTCCAGACCGGGCCAAATGTATCCAAGCCTGTTATACATGGCATGTCGGGCAGCAGGGTGCTTATCTTAAACAATGGCGTTCGGCATGAGGCGCAACAGTGGGGTGATGAGCATGCTCCTGAAATTGATGCCCTTGCTGCTACGGAACTGAAAGTAGTGAAAGGTGCTGCTGGTGTGCGTTACGGATCTGATGCCATTGCCGGAACTATACTAGTAAACCCAAGCCCGATGCCCGACTCTGCCGGCATAAGCGGCAACATAGGCCTGATTGGCAACACCAATGGCAGGATGGGAACGATAGCCGGTTTGCTGCAAGGTCGCTTAAAACAACAACCGATCAGCTGGCGATTACACAGTTCCCTGAAAAAGGCTGGCGACTCTCACACACCGGACTATAACCTGAAGAACACCGGTTTCGAAGAACAGAACCTTGCCGCCACACTGGGCTATAACAAAGAGAACTATGGCGCCGAAGCGTACTATAGTTTATTCCATACCAGGATCGGTTTACTGTCATCGGCACATATTGGTAACACAACAGACCTGCTGCAGGCCATTGACCGCGGAAGACCTGAACAGACCGGTGAGTTTAGTTATACTATAGCCAGGCCTTACCAGGATGTGAGCCACCAGCTACTAAAACTAAAAGGCTACCATACCACCGGCGACTTAGGGAAGCTGCTTTTCACCTATGCTTTTCAGCAGAACATCCGCGACGAATACGACAAAGATGCTTCTAAAATAAACCCCAATGCTCCTGAGCTGCATCTCGATCTGATGACACATACCACCGAACTGGTATGGGAGCATGAGCTACCATCGGCTATTTCGGGGAGCATGGGCGTGAGTACGCTCTGGCAGGACAATACCTATGAAGGACGCATGTTTGTGCCGTTTTACCGGAGCTTTACGGCTGGCGCTTTTGCAGAAGAAAAATGGCGCAGAGATAACGTACAGCTCGAAGCCGGCCTGCGCTACGACTATAAGAATATGGATGTAAAAAGGCGCGACCGCGAAAACAACCTGCAACAACCCTCTTATAGTTTCCATAACCTGTCGGGAAGTGCAGGTGCTTTGGTTGATGCCGGTTACCACTTCACTTTTGGAGCCAACTTAAGCTATGCATCCCGTGCCCCGCATGCGAACGAATTATTTGCCGATGGCATCCACCACGGTACGGCATCTTACGAAAAAGGTAACCCGGATATGGTTTCTGAACATGCCGTAAATGTGAGTGCAACTATAAATTACCATACCAACCCAAAGCTGAACGGCGGCATCAGCTTCTTTTATAACACCATCTCCAACTTTATTTACCTGCAACCCGACACCGTACCGGTGCTGGATATAAGAGGCTCTTATCTTTCTTATTATTATAAGCAGGCTGATTCGCGGTTTTATGGCGCAGACCTGAACCTGTCGTATGCGTTTACCGACAAGCTTACGTTGGACACAAAGGCAACTATAGTGCGGGCTTATAACTTTGAAGAGGAGCAGTACCTGCCCAACATCCCGGCTGACCGCCTGAATGCAGAGCTGCAGTATGAACTGGGAGAGCTGGGGAAAGGCAATTTTTCGGATAGTTTTGTAGCTCTCGGAGGCTTAGCAGTTGCCAGGCAAAACCGCTCCGACAAGCAGACAGATCCATATATGGATGCGCCGGAAAGCTACCTTCTGTTACAGGCCGAGGCGGGCACAACCTTACAGCTTGGCAGGCAGCCGGTTGAGCTAAGTGTATCTGGTAACAATTTGTTAAACACAGTTTATCGGGATTATCAAAATAGATTACGTTTTTTTGCTGCAGAAACTGCCCGAATGTTGCTGATTCGTGTTAACTTACCGCTACTTTTTAAAACAAGATCATAA
- the htpG gene encoding molecular chaperone HtpG: protein MEERGSISIHTENIFPIIKKFLYSDHEIFLRELVSNAVDATQKIKRLAAIGEYKGDLGEPKVTVTVNKDARTITIADQGIGMTAEEIKKYINQIAFSGAEEFVERFKEAGDRSQIIGQFGLGFYSAFMVADRVEIITKSYQEGTEAARWSCDGSTEFAITDAEKETRGTNVILHIASDSEEFLETARIKTILDKYCKFLPVPVEFEGEVINNPNPIWTKQPSELTDEDYKNFYKELYPFSEAPLFWIHLNVDYPFNLTGILYFPKIKNDFELQRNKIQLYSRQVFITDEVKDVVPEFLMLLHGVIDSPDIPLNVSRSFLQADSSVKKINTYITKKVADKLAEIFKKDRETFEKNWNDINVFVKYGMLSDDKFYEKAKDFVLLESIDNKYYTIEEYKALTQANQTDKNGNLVLLYTTDADKQHAFIEAAQNRSYDVLKLDSLIDSHFIGMLEQKLEKTTLKRVDSDTTDKLIEKDETKESVLNDKEKESLKGIYETAIDNKNMTVEVAAMSPDDAPLVITLPEFMRRMKDMSKAGGGGMMFMGDMPDMYNVTINANHSLNQRILNAKEDNKARIARQAFDLALLSQNMLSGAALTSFVKRSFELIDKE, encoded by the coding sequence ATGGAAGAAAGAGGTAGTATTTCGATCCACACCGAGAACATTTTCCCGATTATCAAGAAGTTCCTGTACTCTGATCACGAGATTTTCCTGAGAGAATTGGTAAGTAACGCCGTTGATGCCACGCAGAAGATAAAAAGATTGGCAGCTATCGGCGAGTACAAAGGCGACCTTGGCGAACCTAAAGTAACAGTAACGGTTAATAAAGATGCCCGCACAATAACTATAGCTGACCAGGGTATCGGTATGACGGCCGAAGAGATCAAAAAATACATCAACCAGATCGCTTTCTCAGGTGCCGAAGAGTTTGTAGAGCGTTTTAAAGAGGCCGGTGACAGAAGCCAGATCATTGGTCAGTTCGGTCTTGGGTTCTACTCTGCATTTATGGTAGCCGACCGCGTGGAGATCATTACGAAATCTTACCAGGAGGGCACGGAAGCTGCGCGCTGGTCCTGCGATGGTAGCACCGAGTTTGCCATTACAGATGCTGAGAAAGAAACCCGCGGAACGAATGTGATCCTTCATATAGCATCAGATTCAGAAGAGTTTTTAGAGACTGCCCGCATCAAAACGATCCTTGATAAGTATTGCAAGTTCCTGCCAGTTCCTGTAGAGTTTGAAGGTGAAGTTATAAACAACCCGAACCCGATCTGGACAAAGCAGCCATCTGAACTGACCGACGAAGACTATAAGAACTTCTACAAAGAACTATACCCGTTCTCGGAAGCGCCGCTTTTCTGGATCCATCTGAACGTAGACTATCCGTTTAACCTGACAGGTATCCTCTACTTCCCTAAGATCAAAAACGACTTTGAGCTGCAGCGCAACAAAATACAGCTGTACTCGCGCCAGGTATTTATTACCGATGAGGTAAAAGATGTGGTGCCTGAGTTCCTGATGCTGCTGCACGGTGTTATCGACTCGCCTGACATTCCTCTGAACGTAAGCCGCTCGTTCCTGCAGGCCGACTCCAGCGTGAAGAAGATCAACACTTATATAACTAAAAAAGTAGCTGATAAACTGGCTGAGATCTTTAAGAAAGACCGCGAGACATTTGAGAAGAACTGGAACGACATCAATGTATTTGTAAAATACGGCATGCTGAGCGATGACAAGTTCTATGAAAAAGCGAAGGACTTTGTGTTGCTGGAGAGCATCGATAACAAATACTATACGATAGAAGAATACAAGGCACTTACGCAGGCTAACCAGACCGATAAGAACGGAAACTTAGTATTGCTTTACACAACAGATGCCGACAAACAGCACGCCTTTATCGAAGCCGCCCAGAACCGCAGCTACGATGTACTGAAGCTTGACTCGCTTATCGACAGCCACTTTATTGGTATGCTGGAGCAGAAACTGGAGAAAACTACCCTGAAGCGCGTTGATTCCGACACAACTGACAAGCTGATCGAGAAAGACGAAACCAAGGAAAGCGTACTGAACGATAAAGAAAAAGAATCGCTGAAAGGCATTTACGAAACCGCTATCGACAACAAGAATATGACGGTGGAAGTGGCTGCCATGTCGCCGGACGATGCGCCACTGGTAATTACACTGCCTGAGTTTATGCGCCGTATGAAAGATATGAGCAAAGCCGGTGGTGGCGGTATGATGTTTATGGGCGATATGCCGGATATGTATAATGTAACTATAAACGCCAACCACAGCCTGAACCAGCGCATCCTGAATGCTAAGGAAGATAATAAAGCTCGCATTGCCCGCCAGGCTTTCGACCTTGCCTTGTTGTCTCAGAACATGCTTTCAGGTGCAGCCCTAACCAGCTTCGTAAAACGCAGCTTCGAGCTGATTGACAAAGAGTAG
- a CDS encoding toxin-antitoxin system YwqK family antitoxin: MAKHSPRLVYSLVTALFLLMLAGCGEPKWNSDYNLSQAMQKSSNKSDSSALASADTTQPDISTSLVKDEVEKKEKKKKKRSRYFLGHKVKRGYTRTGRDERETLELFSYLPDYKEPREYAQEKFVYDVKRKKIGKVRGEIDPEKYKLLHGPYKKTYGDVVIEEGFFYIGTKHLRWEKYKRDGTLADKTHYDQGFLRDAVITYYGGNTDKIKEIIPYAYGEVQGTYYKFYENGQLEWTGNYDKGRKIGKWIKHYDFKNRRHYEFQYPETAYEPQTKPELVREYDRHGTLIFEKGKIDKRSAQRQ, from the coding sequence ATGGCAAAGCACTCTCCCCGTTTGGTTTATAGTTTGGTAACTGCGCTGTTTTTACTGATGCTGGCAGGCTGTGGTGAGCCCAAGTGGAACAGCGACTATAACCTGAGCCAGGCCATGCAGAAGAGCAGCAATAAATCAGATTCTTCTGCTCTTGCTTCTGCCGATACCACACAACCTGATATTTCGACTTCGCTGGTAAAAGATGAGGTGGAGAAGAAAGAGAAAAAGAAGAAAAAGCGAAGCCGTTATTTCCTGGGCCATAAAGTAAAACGAGGTTACACCCGCACCGGTCGCGACGAGCGCGAAACACTGGAGCTGTTCAGTTACCTGCCAGACTATAAAGAGCCCCGCGAATATGCCCAGGAAAAGTTTGTGTATGATGTAAAGCGCAAAAAAATAGGCAAAGTACGCGGTGAAATTGATCCTGAAAAGTACAAGCTGCTGCATGGGCCTTACAAAAAAACGTATGGCGATGTGGTGATCGAAGAGGGCTTCTTTTACATTGGTACCAAACACCTGCGCTGGGAGAAATATAAACGCGACGGCACCCTGGCCGACAAAACACACTATGACCAGGGCTTTTTAAGAGACGCTGTTATTACATACTATGGCGGCAACACAGATAAAATAAAGGAGATCATTCCGTACGCTTACGGCGAAGTACAGGGTACCTACTATAAGTTTTACGAAAACGGTCAGTTAGAATGGACGGGCAACTATGACAAAGGCCGCAAAATAGGCAAATGGATAAAGCACTACGACTTTAAGAACCGCCGCCATTACGAGTTCCAGTACCCTGAGACAGCCTACGAGCCACAGACAAAGCCGGAATTAGTTAGGGAATACGATCGCCACGGCACCCTCATTTTCGAAAAAGGCAAAATAGATAAGCGCTCGGCACAGCGTCAGTGA
- a CDS encoding YraN family protein, whose protein sequence is MASPINNHIRTGQLGESMAQLYLQEQGYTILEKNYRFKRAEIDIIARKDGLLVFIEVKTRTTDLFGFPEEAVGSRKEKLLVNAAEEFIVATGWQQDVRFDIISVTLTTPPAIVHFEDAFH, encoded by the coding sequence ATGGCTTCACCAATAAACAACCACATCCGGACGGGCCAGCTAGGCGAAAGTATGGCGCAACTATACCTGCAGGAGCAAGGCTATACTATACTCGAAAAAAACTATAGGTTTAAACGTGCCGAGATAGACATAATTGCCCGGAAAGATGGATTGCTGGTGTTTATAGAGGTTAAGACCCGAACCACCGATCTGTTCGGCTTCCCGGAGGAAGCGGTTGGCAGCAGGAAAGAGAAGTTGCTGGTAAATGCAGCAGAAGAATTTATAGTTGCCACAGGCTGGCAGCAGGATGTCCGGTTTGATATTATCTCGGTGACTTTAACTACACCACCGGCTATAGTTCATTTCGAAGACGCGTTTCACTGA
- the lipB gene encoding lipoyl(octanoyl) transferase LipB encodes MSENKEILFENLGLIDYQEAWDYQARLFNEILELKSQNRTAPEDEQKPTPNYLLFCSHPHVYTLGKSGHEENLLIDEEGLKAKGATFYKINRGGDITYHGPGQIVGYPILDLDNFFTDIHKYLRFLEEAVILTLEEYGITAGRIPGLTGVWLDHEAQVNPRKICAMGVKCSRWVTMHGFAFNINTDLNYFSNIVPCGISDKKVTSLAQELGRELPLAEVEEKLLMHIAHLFDATIITATHEKRH; translated from the coding sequence GTGTCAGAAAATAAAGAGATACTATTTGAAAACCTTGGCCTGATAGATTACCAGGAAGCATGGGACTACCAGGCGAGGCTTTTTAATGAAATACTGGAGCTCAAAAGCCAGAACCGCACAGCACCGGAAGACGAGCAGAAACCAACACCAAACTACCTGTTATTCTGTTCGCATCCGCATGTGTATACCCTGGGCAAAAGCGGCCACGAAGAAAACCTGCTGATAGACGAAGAAGGCTTAAAAGCGAAAGGCGCTACATTTTACAAGATAAACCGCGGCGGCGATATCACTTACCATGGTCCGGGCCAGATCGTAGGATACCCCATTCTTGATTTGGACAACTTCTTTACTGATATTCATAAGTACCTGCGGTTTTTAGAAGAGGCAGTAATCCTTACGCTGGAGGAGTATGGCATTACGGCCGGGCGCATTCCGGGCCTGACTGGCGTTTGGCTTGACCACGAAGCGCAGGTAAATCCGCGTAAAATATGCGCGATGGGTGTAAAGTGCAGCCGTTGGGTAACGATGCACGGTTTTGCCTTCAACATAAATACAGACCTGAATTATTTTAGTAATATTGTGCCTTGTGGCATCAGCGATAAGAAAGTGACATCGCTGGCTCAGGAGCTTGGGCGCGAGTTGCCTTTGGCAGAAGTAGAAGAAAAGCTACTGATGCATATTGCTCACCTGTTTGATGCTACTATTATTACAGCTACGCATGAAAAAAGACATTGA
- a CDS encoding MraY family glycosyltransferase, whose amino-acid sequence MEQKIIHLVLSFTWAFLIAIFAVPSIIRVAHLKNILDQPNFRTIHAELTPRLGGLAMFAGFMSALTIFADLDNGVQQLLAGCVILFFIGLKDDLIAISAMKKFAVQLLATGIVMFIADIRITSFQGIFGVGELQIGVSYMFTFLVIIGITNSINLIDGLDGLAGTLVLIATVTFGVYFYLFGGLDYGNYAAVAFCLVGGVVGFLRYNFHKATIFMGDTGSLLCGFIISVLAIQFIEMRHVPASPSVALGILFIPVFDTLRVFSIRIFSGKSPFIPDKNHVHHRLLALGFNQIGTVLLLALINLLVILFVVSFEDWGNLYLLLSLLIFSLVFSIFLGVYKSRNAQRVSKA is encoded by the coding sequence ATGGAGCAAAAAATTATACATCTGGTACTGTCTTTTACCTGGGCTTTCCTGATAGCTATATTTGCTGTTCCTTCTATTATCAGGGTTGCACACCTTAAAAACATACTCGACCAGCCTAACTTCAGAACTATACACGCAGAGCTAACTCCCCGGCTGGGTGGCCTGGCTATGTTTGCCGGCTTCATGTCTGCACTCACCATTTTTGCTGACCTTGATAATGGTGTGCAGCAATTACTGGCTGGTTGTGTCATTCTTTTCTTTATAGGCTTAAAAGACGACCTGATCGCAATCTCTGCCATGAAGAAGTTTGCCGTGCAGTTATTGGCCACAGGTATCGTTATGTTTATTGCTGATATCCGGATAACAAGTTTCCAGGGAATATTTGGCGTTGGCGAACTACAGATCGGCGTGAGCTATATGTTCACTTTCCTGGTAATAATAGGCATAACAAACTCCATAAACCTGATAGATGGCCTGGATGGCCTGGCAGGTACCTTAGTGCTTATCGCTACAGTTACTTTTGGGGTTTACTTTTACCTTTTCGGAGGTTTGGATTACGGAAACTATGCAGCTGTTGCTTTTTGCCTGGTAGGGGGTGTAGTTGGTTTCCTAAGGTATAATTTTCATAAGGCCACTATTTTTATGGGCGATACCGGCTCACTACTCTGCGGGTTTATTATTTCGGTGCTTGCTATCCAGTTCATTGAAATGCGGCATGTACCTGCCTCTCCTTCGGTAGCTCTGGGAATATTGTTTATTCCGGTTTTTGATACCCTTCGTGTTTTTTCCATCAGGATATTCAGTGGCAAGTCTCCTTTTATACCAGACAAGAACCATGTGCATCACCGTTTGCTGGCCCTTGGCTTTAACCAGATCGGTACCGTGCTGCTATTGGCCTTAATAAACCTGTTGGTGATTTTGTTTGTTGTTAGTTTCGAGGATTGGGGGAATCTTTACCTTCTGCTGAGCTTGCTGATCTTTTCATTGGTGTTTAGTATTTTTCTCGGGGTATATAAATCCAGAAATGCACAGCGTGTTTCAAAAGCATAA
- a CDS encoding DUF4271 domain-containing protein, with translation MHSVFQKHKFLSRLLWVLLLCCGVVHPSGAQVLPVEQENSITTNWLVYKSGTNELIPYVEGATTESHALHQWLQIIPDNTFPVSFVGPKGLCLFLNNQLIFVANATEVYKLNLAPYARNVKPKQGKYLLTVWHPDQQPVVNSFKNVEVLRQGEVKQAGDSTFAVRVREYVNLNAFVIFTLLLGLLYGALKSNYPADFSSLYNINSFMRVSSLQEGFLSKPISSWSSILFVLVFSLSLALLIAAIHTEVMHIRLLNQFIPASASGISSKVILYTLLIFLFILLKYLFLKTMSFIFGLEEVVQLQYREFLRTILFLGIFLPVVVLFYLAFNASMPQIILIISNLAVAFMLIITIVRVFATVNTKVSVLNLHLFSYLCATEVIPLAIMLKLIVFNF, from the coding sequence ATGCACAGCGTGTTTCAAAAGCATAAATTTCTTTCCCGGCTATTGTGGGTTCTGCTGCTTTGTTGTGGCGTTGTACATCCTTCTGGTGCGCAGGTGTTGCCTGTAGAGCAGGAAAATTCAATTACTACAAACTGGCTGGTATACAAAAGCGGCACGAACGAACTGATACCATACGTAGAAGGCGCAACTACAGAAAGCCATGCCCTGCATCAGTGGCTTCAGATTATTCCTGATAATACATTTCCAGTTTCTTTTGTAGGTCCAAAGGGTTTATGCCTGTTCCTTAATAATCAATTGATATTTGTTGCTAATGCTACGGAGGTATATAAGCTAAACCTGGCGCCCTATGCACGTAACGTTAAACCGAAACAAGGGAAATACCTGTTAACAGTGTGGCATCCGGACCAGCAACCCGTTGTAAACTCTTTTAAAAATGTAGAAGTGCTGCGGCAGGGAGAAGTTAAGCAGGCGGGAGATTCAACTTTTGCTGTACGGGTGCGGGAGTACGTTAACCTGAATGCTTTTGTCATTTTTACGCTATTGCTGGGCTTGCTTTATGGAGCACTTAAGAGCAACTATCCCGCTGACTTTAGCAGCCTGTATAATATCAATTCCTTTATGCGGGTAAGCTCGTTGCAGGAAGGTTTCCTGTCAAAACCTATAAGTTCATGGTCCAGTATCTTATTTGTGCTGGTGTTCTCGCTTTCACTTGCATTGTTAATTGCTGCTATACATACAGAGGTGATGCATATCCGCCTGCTGAACCAGTTTATTCCGGCTTCAGCTTCAGGTATTAGTTCCAAGGTTATTCTCTATACCCTTCTCATATTTTTATTTATCCTGCTAAAATACCTTTTCCTGAAAACAATGAGCTTTATTTTCGGGTTAGAGGAGGTAGTGCAGTTACAATACCGGGAGTTTTTAAGAACTATACTTTTTCTTGGTATATTTCTGCCAGTTGTGGTTTTGTTTTACCTGGCTTTTAACGCAAGTATGCCACAGATAATACTGATAATATCGAACCTGGCTGTTGCATTCATGTTGATAATCACAATAGTGCGTGTATTTGCGACTGTAAATACCAAGGTTTCAGTACTAAATTTGCATTTATTTTCATACCTTTGCGCCACAGAAGTTATACCGTTGGCTATCATGCTGAAACTAATCGTGTTTAACTTCTAA
- a CDS encoding uroporphyrinogen-III synthase, translating into MVESKAKGSANPERHKVPIKSILVTQPQPTTDNSPYVTIAEKYGIKVDFRAFIEVEPVPYKEFRKDKVDILSHTAVIFTSRNAVDHFFRICQENKIEMPADMKYFCISDQTAYYLQKYIVLRKRKLFVGEKTAKDLFEVIKKHKNEKFLFPCSNIRKDDIPAFMEANKIKFTEAIIYKTVPADLSDLDDVTYDCLAFFSPSGITSLFMNFPDFKQNNTRIAAFGPTTAKAVRDAGLELDIEAPMPNAPSMTGAIEVYIQNQKQK; encoded by the coding sequence ATGGTTGAGAGCAAAGCAAAAGGAAGTGCCAATCCTGAAAGACACAAAGTACCCATCAAGAGCATACTGGTAACGCAGCCGCAGCCTACAACTGATAATTCACCTTATGTAACTATAGCCGAGAAATACGGCATTAAAGTAGATTTCAGGGCGTTTATTGAAGTTGAGCCTGTGCCTTACAAGGAGTTCAGGAAGGATAAGGTTGATATTCTGTCTCATACAGCTGTTATATTTACCAGTCGTAATGCTGTTGATCATTTTTTCAGAATCTGCCAGGAGAATAAAATAGAAATGCCGGCTGATATGAAGTACTTCTGTATTTCTGATCAAACGGCTTATTACCTGCAAAAGTATATTGTACTGCGTAAGCGCAAGTTATTTGTAGGGGAGAAAACTGCGAAAGATCTTTTTGAGGTTATTAAGAAGCATAAGAACGAAAAATTCCTGTTCCCTTGCTCTAATATCCGGAAAGATGATATTCCGGCCTTTATGGAAGCAAACAAGATCAAGTTTACAGAAGCCATTATTTACAAAACGGTGCCGGCTGACCTGTCGGACCTGGATGATGTAACGTATGACTGCCTGGCTTTCTTTAGCCCTTCAGGAATAACATCGCTGTTTATGAACTTCCCGGATTTTAAGCAGAACAATACGCGTATTGCAGCATTCGGGCCAACTACAGCTAAAGCTGTACGTGATGCAGGGCTGGAGCTTGATATTGAAGCACCAATGCCTAATGCTCCGTCTATGACGGGTGCTATTGAAGTTTACATCCAAAATCAGAAACAAAAGTAA